One genomic segment of Sorex araneus isolate mSorAra2 chromosome X, mSorAra2.pri, whole genome shotgun sequence includes these proteins:
- the PIGF gene encoding phosphatidylinositol-glycan biosynthesis class F protein isoform X2, producing MKDTDIKRLLYTHLLCIFSIILSIFIPSFFLENFSILETHLTWLGFCSVFVTAVNLVLYLVVKPNVSSKRSSLSYKITRLLKCCVYFLISCCFFHIIFVLYGAPLIELVLETFLFAVTLSTFTTIPCLCLLGPNIKAWLRVFSRNGVTSIWENSLQITTVSSLLGSWLGAFPIPLDWEKPWQSPCTCRFWLPPTPTPCQ from the exons ATGAAAGATACTGATATCAAGAGACTACTGTATACTCATCTTTTATGCATATTTTCAATTATCCTAAGCATCTTCATTCCATCATTCTTCTTGGAGAACTTCTCGATATTGGAAACACACTTGACTTGGTTGGgcttctgttctgtttttgtaACTGCCGTGAATCTAGTTTTATACTTAGTTGTGAAACCAAATGTGTCCTCTAAAAGAAGTTCATTGTCATACAAG atAACCAGGCTCTTGAAGTGCTGTGTCTACTTTCTTATATCTTGTTGcttctttcatattatttttgttctatatGGAGCACCACTAATAGA GTTGGTgttggaaacatttttatttgcgGTTACTTTGTCTACATTTACCACTATTCCTTGTCTGTGTTTGTTAGGCCCAAACATCAAAGCATGGCTAAGAGTTTTCAGTAGAAATGg AGTGACATCCATTTGGGAGAATAGTCTCCAGATCACTACAGTTTCTAGTCTCCTGGGCAGCTGGCTGGGCGCGTTTCCTATTCCACTCGACTGGGAGAAGCCATGGCAG
- the CRIPT gene encoding cysteine-rich PDZ-binding protein, giving the protein MVCEKCEKKLGRVITPDTWKDGARNTTESGGRKLNENKALTSKKARFDPYGKNKFSTCRICKSSVHQPGSHYCQGCAYKKGICAMCGKKVLDTKNYKQTSV; this is encoded by the exons ATGGTGTGCGAAAAGT GTGAAAAGAAACTTGGTAGAGTCATCACTCCAGACACGTGGAAGGATGGTGCCAGGAATACCACAG AAAGTGGTGGAAGAAAGCTGAACGAAAATAAAGCTTTGACTTCAAAAAAAGCAAG gtttGATCCATACGGAAAGAACAAGTTCTCCACTTGCAGAATTTGCAAAAGTTCTGTTCACCAGCCTGGCTCTCATTACTGCCAGGGCTGTGCCTACAAAAAAG gcaTCTGTGCAATGTGTGGGAAAAAAGTTTTGGATACCAAAAACTACAAGCAAACATCTGTTTAG